The segment GATCAATGGCGCGGCGGCGCGCTCGGTGGAGGACATGCTGGAATGGTTGCGCGTCGTCTGGCTGACACCGGCGATGGATGCATTGTTCACCGGGCCGGCGGCAGATCGCCGGCGCTTTCTCGACCGGCAGGTGCTGGCGATCGATCCGGGTCACGGCCAGCGCGCGCTCGACTACGAAAAAGCGATGCGCGGCCGCAATCGGCTGCTCGCCGAAGGCTCGCGCGATGGCGTCTGGTTCGATGCGATCGAGACGCAAATGGCCGAAACCGGTGTGGCGATTGCCGCGGCGCGCGCCGAACTGGTGCGCCTGCTCGCCGCCATGATCGACCGGCTGCCAAGCTCCGGTCCGTTTCCGCAAGCCGACATCGGCCTGTCCGGCGCGCTGGAAAGCGAGGTCGCAACCAGCGCGGCTGTCGATGTCGAGGAGCGGTTCCGCCGCACTCTTGCCGAAGGCCGCGATCGCGACCGCGCCGCCGGGCGCACGCTCGACGGCCCGCACCGATCGGATCTCGTGGTGCGGCACCGGCCAAAGGCAATGCCGGCCGAACTCTGCTCGACGGGCGAGCAGAAGGCGCTGCTGGTCGGCATGGTCCTGTCGCACGCCCGGCTGACCGGCGAGATGTCGGGCATGACGCCGATCCTGCTGCTCGACGAGATCGCCGCCCATCTCGACGCGGGCCGACGCGCCGCGCTGTTCTCGATCCTCGAAGAGCTGAACTGCCAGGCTTTCATGACCGGAACCGATGCGGCGCTGTTTTCCAGCCTCAACGGACGCGCGCAGTTTTTGACCGTGGATCATGGCACGGTTGCGACGACCATAGCGAGTAGCGAGTAAGGAATAGCGAGTAGGGAATAGGGAATAGTGAAATAAGGGGCTCTCACCACCCACCACTCATCACGCACCACGCACCACGCACTACTCACTACTCACTACTCACTACTCACTACTCGCTACTCGCTACTCACTACCCACTACCCACTACCCACTACTCACTACTCGCTACTCCCTACTCGCTATTCACTACTCGCTATTCACTATTCGACTGCTGCGCACCCCGATGGCCAAGCTCGATAGCAGGCTATATGGTCTGGCAATGATCACCACCGCGCTCACCGACGAAGAACTCGAACGCTACGCCCGCCACATCGTGCTGCCCGAGATCGGTGGCGCCGGCCAGCAGCGACTGAAGCGGGCTCGGGTCCTGGTCATCGGCGCCGGCGGGCTGGGAGCGCCGGTGCTTGAATATCTTGCCGCAGCCGGCGTCGGCACACTCGGCATCGTCGACGACGACAGCGTCTCGCTGTCGAACCTGCAAAGACAGGTGATCCACGGCACCGGCGCTGTCGGCATGGCGAAGACCGACAGCGCCAAGGCGGCGATCGCCCGCATCAACCCCAACGTCGCCGTGGAACTGCACAATCTCAGGCTGACGGCGGACAACGCCGCTGCCCTTGTCGCCAGTTATGACATCATCGTCGACGGCTCCGACAATTTCGAAACCCGTTATGCGGTGGCCGACGCCTGCGCCGCGGCAAGGCGGCCGCTGGTCCATGCCGCCGTCGGCCGCTTCGACGGCTCGGTGACCGTGCTGAAACCGTTCGAGACCGGCACCGACGGCAGGCCGAATCCGAGTTACCGCGATCTTTTTCCGGAACCACCGCCGGCCGGCCTGGTGCCATCCTGCGCAGTGGCCGGCGTGCTCGGCGTGCTGACCGGCGTCGTCGGCACGCTGCAGGCGATGGAGGC is part of the Mesorhizobium sp. L-2-11 genome and harbors:
- the recF gene encoding DNA replication/repair protein RecF (All proteins in this family for which functions are known are DNA-binding proteins that assist the filamentation of RecA onto DNA for the initiation of recombination or recombinational repair.), which gives rise to MTGVAKQPERDQQTHISKLSLTNFRNYATLSIDLDPGAVVFSGDNGAGKTNLLEAISLLTPGRGLRRAPYADVAREGGDGGFAIHARLDGPHGPVEIGTGIAGGDAAEGGRRVRINGAAARSVEDMLEWLRVVWLTPAMDALFTGPAADRRRFLDRQVLAIDPGHGQRALDYEKAMRGRNRLLAEGSRDGVWFDAIETQMAETGVAIAAARAELVRLLAAMIDRLPSSGPFPQADIGLSGALESEVATSAAVDVEERFRRTLAEGRDRDRAAGRTLDGPHRSDLVVRHRPKAMPAELCSTGEQKALLVGMVLSHARLTGEMSGMTPILLLDEIAAHLDAGRRAALFSILEELNCQAFMTGTDAALFSSLNGRAQFLTVDHGTVATTIASSE
- a CDS encoding molybdopterin-synthase adenylyltransferase MoeB, which codes for MITTALTDEELERYARHIVLPEIGGAGQQRLKRARVLVIGAGGLGAPVLEYLAAAGVGTLGIVDDDSVSLSNLQRQVIHGTGAVGMAKTDSAKAAIARINPNVAVELHNLRLTADNAAALVASYDIIVDGSDNFETRYAVADACAAARRPLVHAAVGRFDGSVTVLKPFETGTDGRPNPSYRDLFPEPPPAGLVPSCAVAGVLGVLTGVVGTLQAMEAIKLIAGIGEPLVGRLLLYDALAARFDTIRYKSS